One Orrella dioscoreae genomic window carries:
- a CDS encoding PhaM family polyhydroxyalkanoate granule multifunctional regulatory protein: MTQTPKNPFVLPGVGQSPELAGNPIMASMEMMRQAWSSLAGAGGLAQSMPITPPLSLEDLERRISDLRTVENWLQLNLSLLGSTIQGLEVQRATISTLRAFADGMSASAPGGAGEGSPLDVLLGIRRPAEGRSPRQAAKPAASQAAAAPAAPAPADKAPEAAAAAVPGTEGLAAAAAEATPAAANAWWNLLQQQFDTLAQATAASMPGMGAGAAKPAAKASAQPAAKPGAKPASATAPAAKSSAAPRKRATKSSSKPAAKSAAKRAPRKTVAGG; encoded by the coding sequence ATGACGCAGACTCCCAAGAACCCCTTCGTGCTGCCCGGCGTGGGGCAGTCTCCCGAACTCGCCGGCAACCCCATCATGGCCAGCATGGAAATGATGCGGCAAGCGTGGTCCAGCCTGGCTGGCGCGGGCGGCCTGGCGCAAAGCATGCCCATCACGCCGCCGCTCAGCCTGGAAGACCTCGAGCGCCGCATCAGCGACCTGCGCACCGTGGAAAACTGGCTGCAACTGAACCTCTCGCTCCTGGGCAGCACCATCCAGGGGCTGGAGGTGCAGCGCGCCACGATCTCCACGCTGCGTGCGTTCGCCGACGGCATGTCCGCCAGCGCGCCGGGCGGAGCGGGCGAAGGCTCCCCGCTGGACGTGCTGCTGGGTATCCGGCGCCCGGCCGAGGGCAGGTCGCCCAGGCAGGCGGCCAAGCCGGCCGCGTCCCAGGCCGCTGCTGCGCCAGCGGCCCCGGCCCCGGCTGACAAGGCGCCCGAGGCCGCCGCGGCGGCAGTGCCGGGCACGGAAGGTCTTGCCGCAGCTGCCGCCGAGGCGACGCCCGCCGCGGCGAATGCCTGGTGGAACCTGCTGCAGCAGCAGTTCGACACGCTGGCCCAGGCGACGGCCGCCAGCATGCCGGGCATGGGAGCGGGCGCTGCGAAGCCCGCCGCGAAAGCCTCGGCCCAGCCCGCCGCGAAGCCGGGCGCCAAGCCGGCCAGCGCCACGGCGCCTGCCGCCAAGTCTTCCGCCGCGCCGCGCAAGCGCGCCACGAAGTCCTCCTCCAAGCCGGCCGCCAAGTCCGCGGCCAAGCGCGCGCCCCGCAAGACGGTGGCGGGCGGCTGA